A portion of the uncultured Bacteroides sp. genome contains these proteins:
- the map gene encoding type I methionyl aminopeptidase — translation MIISNNMEQEGIYKASQAVAMTLKKMKEFTKVGMTTKELDDYGKQILESYGAQSAPFSTYGFPGWTCISVNNEMAHGIPSNKKVLKEGDLVNIDVSASLNGFYSDNGASFVLGQDINNQQKLVDTSILALNEAISHIKVGVRISEVGGIIDKVAKSNGYKVIKNLGGHGVGRKLHEEPDCILNYYDKYDRRRFQMNMVVAIETFLTTDSTLVNTEPDGWTLTGNKGGYCVQHEHTIIVTSDKPIILTERKNPEKITL, via the coding sequence ATGATTATAAGTAATAATATGGAGCAAGAGGGAATCTATAAGGCGAGCCAAGCTGTAGCTATGACCCTCAAGAAAATGAAAGAGTTTACAAAAGTTGGAATGACAACTAAGGAATTGGATGATTACGGGAAACAGATTCTTGAAAGTTACGGGGCGCAATCTGCTCCATTTTCGACGTATGGATTCCCCGGCTGGACTTGCATTAGCGTTAATAACGAGATGGCACATGGAATACCTTCAAATAAAAAAGTACTCAAAGAAGGCGACTTAGTCAATATTGATGTTTCAGCTAGCCTAAATGGATTCTATTCAGATAATGGAGCCTCTTTTGTTTTGGGTCAGGATATTAACAACCAACAAAAGTTAGTGGACACCTCCATCCTTGCATTGAATGAGGCAATTTCGCACATAAAAGTAGGAGTGAGGATTTCGGAAGTCGGAGGAATCATTGATAAAGTAGCTAAGAGTAATGGATATAAAGTAATTAAAAACCTTGGAGGGCACGGGGTTGGAAGAAAGTTACATGAAGAACCTGACTGCATTCTGAACTACTATGACAAATACGATAGAAGGCGGTTTCAAATGAATATGGTGGTGGCTATCGAAACATTCTTAACAACCGACTCGACTTTGGTTAATACTGAACCTGACGGATGGACTTTGACTGGTAATAAAGGCGGGTACTGTGTGCAGCACGAGCATACTATTATCGTAACTTCCGACAAGCCAATTATCTTAACGGAAAGAAAGAATCCCGAAAAGATCACTTTATAA
- a CDS encoding helix-turn-helix domain-containing protein, with the protein MKSVEGNPNCERIIPSENIKSYVEGFYVFSCNDIEDNQLVFNDGLPTIIFLPSATDHINIHTNGSLITFQTAWINGGIMKNIYINDLNKVEYILVVRFKPYAFYDIFNLPTHFFRNKCVASLADINFDPFVLNKIYSEKQNSNRIRQIESYIEQIAFASKRNALFDSAVEYISTMKGQTTVSHVAHQIGVNYKWLERSFLNCLGISPKAYILLQRFIFAYINFTDNKEKDLTEVALASGFYDYNHFLKEFKSYTGKTPLEYISNL; encoded by the coding sequence TTGAAATCTGTCGAAGGAAATCCGAATTGCGAAAGGATAATCCCGTCTGAAAATATAAAAAGCTACGTTGAAGGCTTTTATGTTTTCTCGTGTAATGATATAGAAGATAACCAGTTAGTTTTTAACGATGGCTTACCGACTATCATCTTCCTTCCATCGGCAACTGACCACATTAATATCCATACCAATGGTTCTTTGATTACATTTCAGACAGCATGGATTAATGGCGGAATCATGAAAAACATTTATATAAATGATCTCAACAAGGTTGAATATATTTTAGTAGTACGGTTCAAGCCCTATGCATTCTATGATATTTTTAATTTGCCTACTCACTTCTTTAGAAATAAATGCGTGGCCTCACTTGCCGATATTAATTTTGACCCTTTTGTGCTCAACAAAATCTATTCTGAAAAGCAAAATAGTAACAGAATAAGGCAGATAGAATCTTACATAGAGCAAATAGCCTTTGCTTCTAAACGCAATGCTTTGTTTGATTCAGCCGTGGAATATATAAGTACAATGAAAGGACAAACAACCGTATCACATGTAGCTCATCAAATAGGGGTAAACTACAAATGGCTGGAACGTAGTTTTCTTAATTGTTTGGGCATATCTCCGAAGGCATACATACTGCTTCAACGTTTTATCTTTGCATACATCAACTTCACAGACAATAAGGAGAAGGATTTAACAGAAGTAGCCCTTGCAAGTGGTTTCTATGACTATAACCATTTTCTAAAAGAATTCAAATCCTATACCGGGAAAACGCCACTTGAATACATTTCTAATCTATAA
- a CDS encoding DUF2750 domain-containing protein: MKDSMSLTKMIERTRNILIKMIISEKEIIAVCKLGAFERYQYFIKRVADSKKMYCLIDDIGYWAMVNVEDRTVISFWSAPEYALMNAINDWDGFLVKEITVEEFEYDFADRIEKNNWLINIFPLKEKSGFVVDINEFARDLSEEMKKYQ, from the coding sequence ATGAAAGATAGCATGAGTTTGACAAAAATGATAGAAAGAACAAGAAATATCCTAATTAAAATGATAATCTCAGAAAAAGAAATAATTGCTGTATGTAAATTAGGCGCTTTTGAACGATATCAATACTTTATAAAAAGAGTCGCAGATTCAAAAAAAATGTATTGTTTGATTGATGATATAGGCTATTGGGCAATGGTCAATGTTGAGGATAGAACTGTCATATCATTTTGGTCTGCACCTGAATATGCTTTAATGAATGCCATTAATGATTGGGATGGTTTCTTGGTAAAAGAAATTACTGTTGAAGAATTTGAATACGATTTTGCAGATCGTATTGAGAAGAATAATTGGCTAATTAATATTTTTCCACTTAAAGAAAAATCTGGATTTGTAGTTGATATTAACGAATTTGCCAGAGATTTAAGTGAGGAAATGAAAAAATATCAATAA
- the istB gene encoding IS21-like element helper ATPase IstB, translated as MNNQETADQLEGLKLKGMADAYKAIISLPMQDRPGMELTIAKLVEAERIYRNNQKTMMYLKTSKLRYGACIEDIECSVARNLTKDMMSQIGDCSFIRRAENILITGLTGCGKSYLACALGRQACQLGFRTEYLNMNKFIERIALSKIDGTFLKVITHLEKNELIILDDFGLQPLDVNSRLALLQILEERYDRKSVIIISQLPIAKWYDYIAEPTLADAIMDRLINNATHIELKGESMRKRQKK; from the coding sequence ATGAACAATCAAGAAACAGCGGACCAGTTAGAAGGTCTCAAACTTAAAGGGATGGCCGATGCTTATAAGGCTATCATCAGTCTGCCCATGCAAGACAGGCCGGGTATGGAGCTTACCATAGCCAAACTCGTTGAAGCGGAACGTATTTACCGCAATAACCAAAAGACCATGATGTATCTGAAAACCAGCAAGCTCAGATACGGTGCGTGCATAGAGGATATAGAATGTTCGGTGGCGCGCAATCTGACCAAAGACATGATGTCTCAAATTGGGGATTGCAGTTTTATACGCAGAGCGGAGAATATCCTAATAACAGGGCTTACAGGATGCGGCAAGTCTTATCTGGCATGTGCATTGGGAAGGCAAGCATGCCAACTGGGATTCCGAACGGAGTATCTGAATATGAACAAGTTTATTGAGAGAATAGCCTTGTCGAAAATCGATGGAACCTTCCTCAAAGTGATTACCCATCTGGAGAAGAATGAACTAATCATACTGGATGACTTTGGATTACAACCATTGGATGTAAACTCCAGATTGGCGCTCTTGCAAATCTTAGAGGAAAGATATGATAGAAAATCGGTTATTATCATATCGCAATTGCCTATTGCTAAATGGTATGATTACATAGCAGAACCGACCTTAGCGGATGCAATTATGGACAGGCTGATTAATAACGCAACCCACATAGAACTTAAAGGTGAATCCATGAGAAAAAGACAGAAAAAATAA
- the istA gene encoding IS21 family transposase yields MANDKITMLKLKRMLQLLSCGQSLNFICSELHMSKRTVHNYKQLVSQTNLTYDALLRLSDFDLAAILQPASSVPQADGRKSTLDFQLEGYLSELNRPYVTIQLLWEEYIVQYPDGYQYTQFKKYLTDYRKHHEYVYHNTYAPGQEWQIDFAGDHLYLTDRKSGSSQAVVLLCCILPFSGYAFAIALMSAVMEHFFYGLGKGLEYLGAVPQVAKSDNMTQWVKKSSRYEPRFTDATDQWCLHYGIMPDVCRVRKPRDKGPVEGLVNKLYQFIYARMRNEVFYTLDSLNSRILELLDEFNYKDIKRKGISRRDIYIREEKPLMNVLPLTPYRFRYQKEFTVSSNYHVLVGSEQHSYSIPYQYVGKRAKVLWDMDTVEVYVAAERIVIHRRNFAAYGYTTQENHMPANHIAYKRTKEYNAAAIQARALHIGQATKWAVDSLLASRNFPQQSYRTCQGIFSLASRYGERRIESACSIIRSGSLGFTLTMLRNILQKNLDLDQNQTETISTTPLNTQVRGAQEYNQINNKER; encoded by the coding sequence ATGGCAAATGATAAAATTACGATGTTAAAACTAAAACGCATGCTTCAACTTCTCAGCTGTGGTCAATCGCTGAACTTCATTTGTTCAGAGCTGCATATGAGTAAGCGCACTGTTCACAACTACAAGCAACTAGTGTCTCAAACAAATCTTACTTACGATGCTCTTCTACGTCTGAGTGACTTCGACCTTGCCGCCATTCTGCAACCTGCATCATCCGTCCCCCAAGCAGACGGACGTAAAAGCACATTGGACTTTCAGTTGGAAGGTTATCTTTCAGAACTCAACCGCCCGTATGTGACGATCCAATTACTTTGGGAAGAATATATTGTCCAATATCCGGATGGATACCAATATACACAATTCAAAAAATATCTGACCGATTACCGTAAACATCACGAGTATGTCTATCACAATACTTATGCTCCGGGTCAAGAGTGGCAGATTGATTTTGCAGGCGATCATCTTTATCTGACCGATCGTAAGAGCGGCTCTTCCCAAGCCGTGGTACTTCTGTGCTGCATTCTCCCCTTTAGCGGCTACGCTTTTGCCATCGCCCTGATGAGTGCTGTTATGGAACATTTCTTCTACGGTTTAGGAAAAGGACTTGAGTATCTTGGCGCTGTTCCTCAAGTGGCTAAAAGCGATAACATGACCCAATGGGTAAAGAAGTCCTCCCGTTATGAGCCCAGGTTTACAGATGCCACAGACCAGTGGTGCCTTCATTACGGCATCATGCCGGATGTCTGTCGTGTACGCAAGCCCCGTGATAAGGGTCCGGTGGAAGGACTGGTAAATAAACTCTATCAGTTCATTTATGCCCGTATGCGGAATGAAGTCTTTTATACGCTAGACAGCCTAAACAGCCGTATTCTGGAACTTTTGGATGAGTTCAACTACAAGGATATCAAACGCAAAGGAATCAGTCGCAGAGACATTTATATACGTGAAGAGAAACCGCTGATGAACGTACTTCCTCTTACTCCATACCGTTTTCGTTACCAGAAAGAGTTTACCGTCTCCTCCAATTACCATGTACTTGTGGGTAGTGAACAGCACTCTTATAGCATTCCTTATCAATATGTGGGAAAACGGGCAAAAGTCCTGTGGGATATGGATACCGTTGAGGTTTACGTGGCAGCAGAACGTATCGTGATCCATAGAAGGAACTTTGCCGCTTATGGTTATACCACTCAAGAGAACCACATGCCTGCCAATCATATCGCTTATAAACGCACCAAAGAGTATAATGCGGCAGCCATACAAGCACGTGCTCTGCATATTGGACAAGCTACCAAATGGGCTGTGGACAGTCTACTGGCAAGCAGAAACTTTCCTCAACAGTCCTACAGAACTTGCCAGGGGATCTTCTCTCTGGCTTCAAGATATGGTGAGAGGCGCATAGAGAGTGCCTGCTCAATCATACGCTCCGGATCTTTAGGTTTTACGCTGACCATGCTAAGAAATATACTCCAAAAGAATCTGGATCTGGATCAGAATCAAACAGAAACAATCTCCACAACGCCTCTGAACACACAAGTAAGAGGCGCGCAGGAATATAATCAAATTAATAACAAAGAAAGATGA
- a CDS encoding mechanosensitive ion channel domain-containing protein — protein MKEMNDFDEILNYSIIRLTKTSDVKVLTVIELLAIIAGMFLVMCFIKKTIYRSKHLDLGKKYSINNLIRYIITIITFGWILQLFGFNLKIILAGSAALLVGVGLGLQNLFSDFVSGIIILIDSSIKVNDVIDINGLVCEVREINLRTTLVLTRDDKFILLPNTLLTKNELINWTHSISSSRFEVSVGVDYSSDIDLLMKVMKEVCEQQEGVLNVPVPFVRFNDFGDSSLLFTVYFWCENVFRVENIKSQIRHDLFYKFRQHNISIPFPQRVVHMSPNS, from the coding sequence ATGAAAGAAATGAACGATTTTGATGAAATATTAAATTATTCAATTATAAGATTGACTAAAACCTCTGATGTTAAGGTCTTGACTGTGATAGAGTTACTGGCTATTATCGCCGGAATGTTCCTTGTAATGTGCTTTATAAAAAAAACAATCTACAGATCAAAGCATTTGGACCTTGGTAAGAAATATTCTATCAATAATCTTATTCGCTACATCATTACAATCATTACATTCGGGTGGATACTGCAACTTTTCGGTTTCAACCTCAAGATTATATTAGCAGGTTCTGCAGCCCTTCTGGTAGGTGTGGGGCTTGGATTGCAAAACCTTTTCAGCGACTTTGTTTCGGGCATCATCATACTCATCGATTCATCTATAAAAGTAAATGATGTGATTGATATAAACGGCTTGGTGTGTGAGGTTAGAGAAATAAATCTTCGCACCACGCTTGTCCTGACTCGCGATGATAAGTTTATCCTTCTACCCAATACGCTTCTAACTAAAAATGAGCTAATAAACTGGACACATTCTATCTCTTCGTCACGTTTCGAGGTAAGTGTAGGAGTTGATTATTCATCAGATATAGACTTGCTGATGAAGGTGATGAAAGAGGTCTGCGAGCAACAAGAAGGTGTGCTCAATGTGCCTGTGCCATTTGTGCGATTTAATGACTTTGGCGACTCATCTTTGCTTTTTACCGTTTATTTTTGGTGTGAGAATGTATTTCGAGTTGAGAACATAAAGAGTCAGATCCGTCACGATTTGTTCTACAAATTCCGCCAACACAATATCAGTATTCCTTTCCCGCAACGGGTGGTGCATATGTCGCCTAATTCGTAA